A genomic segment from Gracilimonas sediminicola encodes:
- a CDS encoding tetratricopeptide repeat protein, which yields MSSRISTLAQKVKDHPDDSFYKFALALEMLKIGETSKARVLFEAIRNSDPDYVGVYYHLAKLYEGLDENKKALDTYKEGIKVAEAQNDNHTKSELSGALLNLEIEMDEQS from the coding sequence ATGAGTTCACGAATTTCCACGTTGGCACAAAAAGTAAAAGATCATCCGGATGACTCTTTCTACAAGTTTGCCCTGGCGCTGGAAATGCTGAAAATAGGAGAGACATCAAAAGCCAGAGTGTTGTTTGAGGCGATAAGAAACAGTGATCCAGACTATGTGGGTGTATATTACCATCTGGCAAAGTTGTACGAAGGATTGGATGAGAACAAAAAAGCGCTCGACACCTATAAAGAGGGTATAAAAGTAGCCGAGGCTCAAAATGACAATCACACAAAGTCTGAGCTGTCCGGGGCATTATTGAATCTTGAAATTGAAATGGACGAACAGTCATGA
- a CDS encoding MlaE family ABC transporter permease: MISNFPGAAGLRQFGQYAKLLYQALRSSTEFSTYRNNLFQEFVKVGYESIPIIFLVGIFTGAVLTLQTAYQLDTDIYPSSIIGSIVAQSIVIELAAVISALVLAGKVGARISTELGTMRVSEQIDALESMGFNSVSFLVVPRILAGLLMFPVLYVTAAVFGIIGGVTAGALDGILPAAEFMEGARAFFFESDIIFGLLKSVVFGFVITSISCFKGYFAFGGAEGVGTATTQATVLSCIFVLLADFALAAILL, from the coding sequence ATGATTTCCAACTTCCCAGGCGCGGCCGGTTTAAGACAATTTGGCCAGTACGCCAAGCTTTTATACCAGGCATTACGTTCATCCACCGAGTTTAGTACTTATCGCAACAACCTGTTCCAGGAGTTTGTGAAGGTTGGCTATGAGTCTATCCCCATCATCTTTTTGGTGGGTATTTTTACAGGTGCCGTACTTACCCTTCAAACGGCTTACCAGCTGGATACCGACATTTATCCCAGCTCCATCATTGGCTCTATTGTGGCCCAGTCTATTGTTATTGAGTTGGCGGCTGTAATCAGTGCGCTGGTTTTGGCCGGAAAAGTGGGCGCCCGAATTTCCACGGAATTGGGAACCATGCGTGTAAGCGAGCAGATAGATGCATTAGAATCGATGGGCTTTAACTCCGTCTCTTTTTTAGTAGTGCCGCGCATTTTAGCCGGACTGCTGATGTTTCCCGTGCTTTATGTTACCGCTGCCGTTTTTGGAATTATCGGGGGTGTGACAGCCGGAGCGTTGGATGGCATTCTGCCCGCAGCTGAATTTATGGAAGGCGCCCGCGCTTTCTTTTTTGAATCGGATATTATTTTCGGGCTATTGAAGTCGGTTGTTTTTGGCTTTGTGATTACATCCATTTCCTGTTTTAAAGGATATTTTGCTTTTGGCGGAGCCGAAGGGGTGGGAACCGCAACTACACAAGCAACGGTTTTAAGTTGTATCTTTGTACTGCTGGCCGATTTTGCGCTGG
- a CDS encoding potassium channel family protein, which translates to MKGFYSYSVENPALFRIGIASVIMMMIFVIGSTGYHYLEQMSWFDGFYMTFITISTIGFTEIKNLSVDGRIFTVVIFVMGIGVISYIASQTTQLLFESELFFERAMKKQLQKMENHYIICGYGRIGHRIAKDLSEADLPLVIVENRNSSIEKIKEDRLTYVEGDAQDEESLIEAGIMRAKGLICTLSSDQDNVFTTLLARELRPDIFILVRTNEKKNRRKILRAGADKVISPYDIGADRMANVILRPNVDQFIDKMTRGDLQDHTFEEVLISEDSELAGKSLVEVNVRNKYAVLIVAILSEDGSINFNPGSDSVINSGDSMIILGDPGKIQKFRTEVCKDNRTLSERAEQIQ; encoded by the coding sequence ATGAAAGGCTTCTATTCATACAGTGTCGAAAATCCGGCTTTGTTTCGTATTGGTATCGCTTCGGTTATTATGATGATGATTTTTGTAATCGGTTCAACAGGCTATCATTACCTGGAGCAAATGAGCTGGTTCGATGGGTTCTATATGACCTTCATTACTATTTCTACCATTGGCTTCACGGAAATAAAAAACTTATCGGTTGATGGAAGGATATTTACCGTTGTAATTTTTGTGATGGGCATAGGTGTTATTTCTTACATTGCATCGCAGACAACACAGCTACTGTTTGAAAGTGAATTGTTCTTTGAGCGGGCAATGAAAAAACAATTACAGAAAATGGAGAATCATTACATCATTTGCGGATATGGAAGAATTGGCCATCGAATTGCCAAAGATTTAAGTGAAGCGGATTTACCGTTGGTAATTGTTGAAAACCGGAACTCCAGCATCGAAAAAATTAAAGAAGACCGGCTGACGTATGTAGAAGGTGATGCACAGGATGAGGAATCGTTGATAGAGGCAGGTATTATGAGAGCCAAAGGATTAATTTGCACACTTTCCAGCGACCAGGATAACGTATTTACTACTTTGCTGGCCCGGGAGCTGCGCCCTGATATTTTTATTTTGGTAAGAACCAATGAAAAGAAAAATCGCCGTAAAATTTTAAGAGCCGGTGCCGATAAAGTTATTTCCCCCTATGATATCGGTGCCGACCGGATGGCAAATGTGATTCTGCGACCCAATGTAGATCAGTTCATCGACAAAATGACGAGGGGAGACTTGCAGGATCACACTTTTGAAGAAGTACTGATTAGTGAGGATTCTGAGTTAGCCGGAAAATCATTGGTTGAGGTCAACGTTCGAAACAAATACGCTGTTTTGATTGTGGCCATCCTGTCGGAGGACGGAAGTATAAATTTTAATCCCGGAAGTGATTCTGTCATTAATTCCGGCGATTCTATGATTATCTTAGGGGATCCAGGTAAAATTCAAAAATTCAGAACGGAAGTATGTAAAGATAATCGCACGCTTTCGGAACGAGCAGAACAAATTCAATAG
- the porQ gene encoding type IX secretion system protein PorQ → MRFLLTVLVFLVGAQGTVAQSNTSSVFRFLDVPPTARTAALGGNHAGLFNADFSLIHINPAYLNNDASGSISASYLNFFSDANMGFTSGAYKFENIGTFAAGIRFVGYGEFDRLDEDGNDLGNFNANDIALTGAYSMPIAKNITAGAGIDFIHSSYASYKSSAVAFSGGFFYQDTASHFSAGISIRNLGGQLTAYADDREPLPLDVSVGFTKKPEAFPFQLSLTFKKLNDWDLRVFGETGQPSFVDNVFRHVIFGGETYFGENVTVRLGYDHYLHEQTQTGQDFDLAGIAFGVGINIKSIVIDLSRNSYSRLGGVTRISLKTDLD, encoded by the coding sequence GTGCGATTCCTGTTAACCGTTTTGGTGTTTTTAGTTGGTGCCCAAGGTACGGTGGCACAGTCAAATACATCAAGTGTATTTCGTTTTTTGGATGTGCCTCCAACCGCCCGAACAGCCGCTCTTGGTGGAAATCATGCCGGATTATTCAACGCCGACTTCAGCCTGATCCACATAAATCCGGCGTACCTGAATAATGATGCATCCGGATCAATTTCAGCTTCCTATCTCAACTTCTTTTCGGATGCTAATATGGGCTTTACAAGTGGAGCTTACAAGTTTGAAAACATAGGGACTTTTGCGGCCGGAATTCGGTTTGTCGGTTACGGTGAATTTGACCGGCTGGATGAAGATGGTAATGACCTCGGTAATTTCAACGCGAACGATATAGCCCTTACCGGAGCATACAGTATGCCGATTGCTAAGAACATCACCGCCGGAGCGGGTATAGATTTTATTCACTCTTCCTATGCTTCCTATAAATCAAGTGCGGTGGCTTTTTCCGGCGGGTTTTTCTACCAGGATACCGCCAGCCATTTCAGTGCCGGGATCTCGATTCGCAATTTAGGAGGGCAGCTAACCGCATACGCAGATGATCGGGAGCCTTTACCGCTCGATGTGTCAGTGGGATTCACCAAAAAACCGGAAGCCTTCCCATTTCAGCTTAGCCTCACTTTTAAAAAATTGAACGATTGGGACTTACGAGTGTTCGGGGAAACGGGGCAACCCTCTTTTGTTGATAATGTATTCCGCCACGTGATTTTTGGTGGTGAAACCTACTTTGGAGAAAACGTGACTGTCAGGCTGGGGTACGATCATTATTTACACGAGCAGACCCAGACCGGGCAGGATTTTGACCTCGCGGGAATCGCTTTTGGAGTGGGAATCAATATTAAATCGATTGTAATTGACCTGAGCCGAAATTCCTATTCCCGGCTGGGCGGTGTAACAAGAATTAGTTTGAAGACCGACTTAGATTAG
- the aroC gene encoding chorismate synthase produces MRYITAGESHGPSLTGIVEGVPAGLPLTEDEIATHLVRRQQGYGRGGRMAFEKDFATISSGLRFGKTMGGPIAMSMPNRAFEKDDAGWPTVMNKKEEAEGIEKITLPRPGHADLVGAQKYKFDDIRPVIERSSARETAMRVACCSIAREFLKHFGIEIGGHVLRIGSVGFEGWDEVRSIADPLAEHGAEAIYKAADESDVRCLDEELSEQMREEIKVRRKEGSSLGGIYEIVITGLPVGLGSYVHWDRKLDGQLAQAIMSTQAMKGVEIGLGFEAGHRPGHEVHDEITYEENDFKRRSNRMGGIEGGMSTGMPIILRGVMKPIPTMLNPLSTVDMKTKEETETRYERSDVCALPRAVVVAESVLAPVLANAFLEKFGGDSIEDIEANVKAATQ; encoded by the coding sequence ATCAGATACATTACAGCCGGAGAATCACACGGGCCGTCACTAACGGGAATTGTAGAAGGGGTGCCGGCAGGATTGCCTCTCACCGAAGATGAAATTGCCACCCATCTGGTACGTCGTCAGCAGGGATACGGGCGCGGCGGACGAATGGCCTTTGAGAAAGATTTTGCCACGATCAGTTCAGGCCTCAGGTTCGGAAAAACCATGGGTGGCCCCATAGCTATGAGCATGCCCAATCGCGCTTTTGAAAAAGATGATGCCGGCTGGCCAACCGTGATGAACAAGAAGGAAGAGGCAGAGGGAATTGAGAAAATAACGCTTCCCCGCCCCGGGCATGCCGATTTGGTGGGCGCTCAGAAGTACAAGTTTGACGACATCCGTCCGGTAATTGAACGATCAAGTGCGCGGGAAACAGCTATGCGTGTGGCCTGCTGTAGTATTGCACGTGAGTTTTTAAAACACTTCGGTATCGAGATTGGAGGCCATGTGTTACGGATTGGTTCTGTGGGTTTTGAAGGATGGGATGAGGTTAGGTCTATAGCTGACCCACTGGCAGAACATGGAGCCGAGGCCATTTACAAAGCAGCCGATGAGTCGGATGTGCGCTGCCTCGATGAAGAGTTATCTGAACAAATGAGGGAAGAAATTAAAGTTCGCCGAAAAGAAGGCTCATCCCTTGGCGGGATTTATGAAATTGTGATTACCGGCTTGCCCGTTGGCTTGGGCAGTTACGTCCACTGGGATCGTAAGCTGGATGGTCAGCTTGCCCAGGCTATTATGTCAACCCAGGCCATGAAGGGCGTTGAAATCGGGCTTGGGTTTGAAGCCGGACATCGCCCCGGTCATGAAGTTCATGATGAAATTACGTACGAAGAAAATGACTTTAAGCGCCGCTCCAACCGAATGGGCGGTATCGAGGGCGGCATGAGTACCGGAATGCCGATTATTCTTCGTGGAGTGATGAAGCCCATTCCCACCATGCTGAACCCGTTGAGTACTGTGGACATGAAAACCAAAGAAGAAACAGAGACGCGTTACGAGCGGTCGGATGTATGTGCGCTGCCCAGAGCGGTTGTAGTTGCAGAGAGCGTACTTGCTCCCGTGCTTGCCAATGCATTCCTGGAAAAGTTTGGCGGCGATTCAATTGAAGACATCGAAGCAAATGTAAAGGCTGCTACACAATGA